A window from Streptomyces sp. NBC_00335 encodes these proteins:
- a CDS encoding FadD3 family acyl-CoA ligase encodes MPPPPPPQQQQQQQPQAQPLPQPPATLARLPEYAAAAYGEREALADGEVRWTFARLAAEISAAARAAIAHGIRPGDRVAIWAPNSRRWITAALGAVGAGAVLVPVNTRYKPAEAADIIRRSGARVLFTERGFLGTDYARDLHASGEALGALASTVILRDGREKSLPTGADGPPGSVSWEAYLQAGEAVPEAERAARAAAVRPGDLSDVLYTSGTTGRSKGVMTTHGQTVRLYASWSGLVSLRPGDRYLLVNPFFHTFGYKAGVLACLLRGVTMLPEAVYDTDRILHRMAAERVTCLMGPPTVFHGLIRHPARAAHDLSALRLAGTGAASVPTSLVEEIRGELGAPDVFTAYGLTESGGVVSVCPTDADAWTLAHTVGPPLPDTEVRITDPLGAVLPAGEPGEVQVRGYHVTPGYLDDPASTAEAVLPGGWLRTGDIGVLDGRGYLAITDRLKDMYVVGGFNAYPAEVENVLLTHPAITDAAVVGAPDERLGEVGVAYVVTTGPVTSEELTAWTRERLANFKVPRRFTRLEELPRNAGGKLLKTELRRTARGESA; translated from the coding sequence ATGCCACCACCACCCCCGCCTCAACAACAGCAACAGCAACAGCCGCAGGCGCAGCCGCTGCCGCAGCCGCCCGCCACGCTCGCCCGGCTCCCCGAGTACGCCGCCGCCGCGTACGGGGAGCGCGAGGCGCTCGCCGACGGAGAGGTCCGCTGGACCTTCGCCCGCCTCGCAGCCGAGATCTCCGCGGCCGCCCGCGCCGCCATCGCCCACGGCATCCGCCCCGGCGACCGGGTCGCGATCTGGGCGCCCAACAGCCGCCGGTGGATCACCGCCGCCCTCGGCGCGGTCGGCGCCGGAGCGGTCCTCGTACCGGTCAACACCCGCTACAAGCCCGCCGAGGCCGCCGACATCATCCGGCGCAGCGGCGCCCGCGTCCTGTTCACCGAGCGCGGGTTCCTCGGTACCGACTACGCCCGCGACCTGCACGCCTCCGGCGAGGCCCTCGGGGCGCTCGCCTCGACGGTGATCCTGCGGGACGGGCGCGAGAAGAGCCTCCCGACCGGTGCCGACGGCCCGCCCGGGAGCGTCTCCTGGGAGGCGTACCTGCAGGCCGGCGAGGCCGTCCCCGAAGCGGAGCGGGCCGCGCGCGCGGCCGCCGTACGCCCCGGGGACCTCAGCGACGTCCTCTACACCTCGGGCACCACCGGCCGCTCCAAAGGGGTGATGACCACCCACGGCCAGACCGTCCGGCTCTACGCCTCCTGGTCCGGCCTCGTCTCCCTGCGCCCCGGCGACCGCTACCTGCTGGTCAACCCCTTCTTCCACACCTTCGGCTACAAGGCGGGCGTGCTCGCCTGCCTCCTGCGCGGGGTCACCATGCTCCCCGAGGCCGTCTACGACACCGACCGCATCCTGCACCGCATGGCCGCCGAGCGCGTCACCTGCCTGATGGGCCCGCCGACCGTCTTCCACGGCCTGATCCGCCACCCGGCGCGGGCCGCCCACGACCTGTCCGCACTGCGCCTGGCCGGCACCGGAGCCGCCTCGGTGCCCACCTCCCTCGTCGAGGAGATCCGCGGCGAACTGGGGGCGCCCGACGTGTTCACCGCGTACGGGCTCACCGAGTCCGGCGGGGTCGTGTCCGTCTGCCCCACCGACGCCGACGCCTGGACCCTCGCCCACACCGTCGGCCCGCCGCTGCCGGACACCGAGGTACGGATCACCGACCCGCTCGGCGCCGTACTGCCCGCCGGGGAGCCGGGCGAGGTGCAGGTCCGCGGCTACCACGTCACCCCCGGCTACCTGGACGACCCGGCGAGCACCGCCGAAGCCGTACTGCCCGGCGGCTGGCTGCGCACCGGGGACATCGGCGTGCTGGACGGGCGGGGCTACCTCGCCATCACCGACCGGCTGAAGGACATGTACGTGGTCGGCGGCTTCAACGCCTATCCGGCGGAGGTGGAGAACGTGCTGCTGACCCACCCCGCCATCACCGACGCGGCGGTCGTCGGCGCCCCCGACGAGCGGCTCGGCGAGGTCGGGGTGGCCTACGTCGTCACCACCGGGCCGGTCACCTCCGAGGAGCTGACCGCCTGGACCCGGGAACGACTGGCCAACTTCAAGGTGCCGCGCCGGTTCACCCGGCTGGAGGAGCTCCCGCGCAACGCGGGCGGCAAGCTGCTGAAGACGGAGCTGCGCCGCACGGCGCGAGGGGAGTCGGCATGA
- a CDS encoding vWA domain-containing protein: MTGSAINLRKIEETAPALVSLYKSAGTSLRKHGLEGGRAAVYLVLDYSGSMRPYYDDGSVQALADRVLGLSAHLDDDARVPVVFFSTEVDALEEISLAGHEGRVTAIAAGLGHMGKTAYHAAMDAVIDHYLDSGSTAPALVVFQTDGGPINKLAAERYLCKAARLPLFWQFVGFGNTRSSQFDFLRRLDELPVPAKRVVDNAGYFHAGPDPRTVPDPELYDRLVGEFPGWLAAARAAGIVRA; encoded by the coding sequence ATGACGGGCAGTGCGATAAACCTCCGGAAGATCGAAGAGACCGCCCCGGCGCTGGTGAGCCTGTACAAGAGCGCCGGGACCTCGCTCCGCAAGCACGGCCTGGAGGGCGGACGCGCCGCGGTGTACCTGGTCCTCGACTACTCCGGCTCGATGCGCCCGTACTACGACGACGGCAGCGTGCAGGCCCTCGCCGACCGGGTGCTGGGGCTGTCCGCGCACCTGGACGACGACGCCCGCGTACCCGTCGTGTTCTTCTCCACGGAGGTCGACGCGCTGGAGGAAATCTCCCTCGCGGGCCACGAGGGGCGGGTCACCGCGATCGCCGCCGGCCTCGGCCACATGGGCAAGACGGCCTACCACGCGGCGATGGACGCGGTGATCGACCACTACCTGGACTCGGGGTCGACCGCCCCGGCGCTCGTCGTCTTCCAGACCGACGGCGGTCCCATCAACAAGCTCGCCGCCGAGAGGTACCTGTGCAAGGCGGCCCGGCTGCCGCTCTTCTGGCAGTTCGTCGGCTTCGGCAACACGCGCAGCTCACAGTTCGACTTCCTGCGGCGGCTGGACGAACTGCCCGTCCCGGCCAAGCGGGTCGTGGACAACGCCGGCTACTTCCACGCCGGCCCGGACCCGCGGACCGTCCCCGACCCGGAGCTGTACGACCGGCTGGTCGGGGAGTTCCCGGGCTGGCTGGCGGCGGCCCGGGCGGCGGGAATCGTGCGCGCCTGA
- a CDS encoding pyridoxamine 5'-phosphate oxidase family protein, with the protein MTTNNWAVFEKAEPDFAAAVQARFAQFPHHVLATLRKDGSPRATGLNVEIRGGELWLGMMPGSMKGKDLRRDGRFALHTNPGAGETMPDGDVRISGRAVEIVEQPELHRYAEEAEENDTPHPFDLFRAELTEVVHVGVEGDDLVVRSWTPEHGLRTLRRGNDDEPAREEPAAG; encoded by the coding sequence ATGACGACGAACAACTGGGCCGTATTCGAAAAGGCGGAACCGGACTTCGCGGCGGCCGTACAGGCCCGCTTCGCTCAGTTCCCGCACCACGTCCTGGCGACCTTGCGCAAGGACGGCTCCCCGCGCGCGACCGGACTCAACGTCGAGATCCGCGGCGGCGAGCTGTGGCTGGGCATGATGCCGGGTTCGATGAAGGGCAAGGACCTGCGGCGCGACGGGCGCTTCGCCCTGCACACCAACCCGGGCGCCGGCGAGACCATGCCCGACGGGGACGTACGGATCTCCGGGCGCGCGGTGGAGATCGTGGAGCAGCCCGAGCTCCACCGGTACGCGGAGGAGGCCGAGGAGAACGACACCCCGCACCCCTTCGACCTGTTCCGCGCCGAGCTGACGGAGGTGGTGCACGTCGGCGTCGAGGGCGACGACCTGGTGGTCCGCTCGTGGACCCCGGAGCACGGGCTGCGCACCCTGCGCCGGGGCAACGACGACGAGCCGGCCCGCGAGGAGCCCGCGGCGGGCTGA
- a CDS encoding helix-turn-helix transcriptional regulator — MRCVTNEATEEANGRTLPATSWAVLGLLSFGEELSGYDLKKWSDWSLRFFYWSPSFSQIYGELKRLEKAGYASSRMVAQETGTRDKRVYRITEEGMTAVRRWAREAPVDPPVLKHGPMLRLWLGHLLEPEQMREVLVQHQEFAEKMRRRAVADADGAREEASWAYPTLTLKWAERYYASERDLAGAMLDDIAELERARGASPDPDSAPGKPGKRP, encoded by the coding sequence CTGCGCTGCGTGACGAACGAGGCGACAGAAGAGGCGAACGGCCGCACGCTCCCCGCGACCAGCTGGGCGGTGCTCGGGCTGCTCTCCTTCGGCGAGGAGCTCTCCGGTTACGACCTGAAGAAGTGGTCGGACTGGTCGCTGCGCTTCTTCTACTGGAGCCCGTCCTTCAGCCAGATCTACGGCGAGCTCAAGCGGCTGGAGAAGGCCGGCTACGCCTCTTCGCGGATGGTCGCCCAGGAGACCGGCACCCGCGACAAGCGGGTGTACCGGATCACCGAGGAGGGCATGACGGCCGTACGGCGCTGGGCGCGCGAGGCACCCGTCGACCCGCCGGTGCTCAAGCACGGGCCGATGCTGCGGCTGTGGCTCGGCCACCTGCTGGAGCCGGAGCAGATGCGCGAAGTCCTCGTACAGCACCAGGAGTTCGCGGAGAAGATGCGGCGGCGCGCGGTGGCCGACGCGGACGGGGCCAGGGAAGAGGCCTCGTGGGCGTACCCGACGCTCACCCTCAAGTGGGCCGAGCGGTACTACGCCTCCGAGCGCGACCTCGCGGGGGCCATGCTCGACGACATCGCGGAGCTGGAGAGGGCGCGCGGCGCGTCCCCCGACCCGGACTCGGCGCCGGGCAAGCCCGGCAAGCGCCCGTAG
- a CDS encoding acyl-CoA dehydrogenase family protein: protein MRPLEPTAEHEELRDAVRAVLARHPGHTAWAPLTAQIGAAALAVPEEYGGLGCGQAEVGVVMAELGRALSPVPYLGSAVLTVGALLASGDREACAKHLPHLAEGTVVGALAWAESPAGGEAPRPSREADPDPGASSGPVTGAAPGPGVPRGGWEAHELAARAEPAGSDWLLTGTKRYVLAGPAEPSLLLAFARTAPAPGAGRDTGPLGLFELLAAPAAFTVRSTMDRTRPLAELTLDRTPARLLSADGAGVLARVRDLACTALAAEQTGAAARALEATVRYAKERVQFGRPIGSFQAVKHRLADLHTAVEGARSLSLAAAAADAAPDLAAAAKSACSEAYAYVAGEMIQLHGGIGITWEHEAHEYFKRAHGSAQLFGSPSAHRERLAARLGFLPTG, encoded by the coding sequence ATGAGGCCGCTGGAGCCGACCGCGGAGCACGAAGAACTCCGGGACGCGGTACGGGCCGTCCTGGCACGCCACCCGGGCCACACGGCCTGGGCTCCGCTGACGGCGCAGATCGGCGCCGCCGCGCTGGCGGTCCCCGAGGAGTACGGCGGGCTGGGCTGCGGGCAGGCCGAAGTCGGGGTGGTCATGGCGGAGTTGGGGCGCGCGCTGAGCCCCGTACCGTACCTGGGCTCGGCGGTGCTGACCGTGGGGGCGCTGCTCGCGTCCGGCGACCGGGAGGCCTGCGCGAAGCACCTGCCGCACCTGGCGGAGGGCACGGTCGTGGGCGCCCTGGCCTGGGCGGAGTCCCCGGCCGGCGGGGAGGCGCCCCGGCCTTCCCGGGAGGCCGATCCGGACCCGGGGGCGAGCAGCGGGCCCGTGACGGGGGCCGCGCCCGGGCCCGGCGTCCCGCGCGGGGGCTGGGAGGCCCACGAGCTCGCGGCCCGGGCCGAGCCGGCAGGCTCCGACTGGCTCCTCACGGGCACCAAGCGGTACGTCCTGGCCGGGCCGGCGGAACCGTCCCTGCTGCTGGCCTTCGCCAGGACGGCCCCGGCCCCCGGCGCGGGCCGGGACACCGGCCCGCTCGGGCTGTTCGAGCTCCTCGCCGCGCCGGCGGCCTTCACCGTACGGTCCACGATGGACCGCACCCGCCCCCTCGCGGAGCTGACCTTGGACCGGACCCCGGCCCGGCTGCTCTCGGCCGACGGCGCGGGGGTCCTCGCCCGGGTCCGGGACCTGGCCTGCACGGCGCTCGCCGCCGAGCAGACGGGGGCGGCGGCGCGCGCGCTGGAGGCGACGGTCCGGTACGCGAAGGAGCGGGTGCAGTTCGGGCGGCCGATCGGCTCCTTCCAGGCGGTCAAGCACCGGCTCGCCGACCTGCACACCGCGGTGGAGGGGGCCCGCTCGCTCTCGCTCGCGGCGGCCGCCGCCGACGCGGCCCCGGACCTGGCGGCCGCCGCCAAGTCGGCCTGCTCGGAGGCCTACGCGTACGTGGCGGGCGAGATGATCCAGCTGCACGGCGGCATCGGCATCACCTGGGAGCACGAGGCGCACGAGTACTTCAAACGGGCCCACGGCTCGGCCCAGCTCTTCGGCTCTCCCTCCGCGCACAGGGAACGGCTGGCGGCCCGGCTGGGGTTCCTCCCGACCGGGTGA
- a CDS encoding LLM class flavin-dependent oxidoreductase — MKFSMIFEAQLVDPTPERERQVIHDCVEQAVFAEEMGFDRIWAVEHHALTQYAHMSASEIFLTWVAARTQKIRIGHGVVTMPFGYQHPVRVAERAAMLDVLSGGRVDIGAGRGATRQEMSMYGVRPEDTYPQMEEALRIFSSAWREEKFEWHGSIDIGPGAILPRPVQDPHPPLFMACSKHDTLKLAAELGIGALVMGFAGADDVRTMRKVYDEAIATRSGDRFVSTEVNDHLSALCPTIVLDDAERALRLGTRGQRFFAESIAHWYGNAPEPTGYSEDETAEEHVAALDKGREELVARLHEANIPARPIDTGTYNAEHAYGNAQTAIAYVEQLREIGVDEVMCLIQMGTVPQEACMETIRQWGETVIPHFRALEG; from the coding sequence GTGAAGTTCTCGATGATCTTCGAGGCGCAGCTCGTCGACCCGACGCCCGAACGCGAGCGCCAGGTCATCCACGACTGCGTCGAACAGGCCGTGTTCGCCGAGGAGATGGGCTTCGACCGGATCTGGGCCGTGGAGCACCACGCCCTCACCCAGTACGCCCACATGAGCGCCTCCGAGATCTTCCTGACCTGGGTCGCCGCCCGGACCCAGAAGATCCGCATCGGCCACGGCGTCGTCACCATGCCCTTCGGCTACCAGCACCCCGTCCGCGTCGCCGAACGCGCCGCCATGCTCGACGTGCTCTCCGGCGGCCGCGTGGACATCGGCGCCGGCCGCGGCGCCACCCGCCAGGAGATGTCCATGTACGGGGTCCGCCCCGAGGACACCTACCCGCAGATGGAGGAAGCGCTGCGGATCTTCTCCTCCGCCTGGCGCGAGGAGAAGTTCGAGTGGCACGGCTCCATCGACATCGGCCCCGGCGCGATCCTGCCCCGCCCCGTCCAGGACCCGCACCCGCCGCTCTTCATGGCCTGCTCCAAGCACGACACCCTCAAGCTCGCCGCCGAACTGGGCATCGGAGCGCTCGTGATGGGCTTCGCCGGCGCCGACGACGTCCGCACCATGCGCAAGGTCTACGACGAGGCCATCGCCACCCGCAGCGGCGACCGCTTCGTCTCCACCGAGGTCAACGACCACCTCTCCGCACTCTGCCCCACCATCGTCCTCGACGACGCCGAACGGGCCCTGCGCCTGGGCACCCGCGGCCAGCGCTTCTTCGCCGAGTCCATCGCCCACTGGTACGGCAACGCCCCCGAGCCCACCGGCTACTCCGAGGACGAGACCGCCGAGGAGCACGTGGCCGCGCTGGACAAGGGCCGCGAGGAACTGGTCGCCAGGCTCCACGAGGCGAACATCCCGGCCCGCCCCATAGACACCGGCACCTACAACGCCGAGCATGCCTACGGCAACGCCCAGACGGCCATCGCCTACGTCGAGCAGCTGCGCGAGATCGGCGTCGACGAGGTCATGTGCCTGATCCAGATGGGCACCGTCCCGCAGGAGGCCTGCATGGAGACCATCCGCCAGTGGGGCGAGACCGTCATCCCGCACTTCCGCGCCCTGGAGGGCTGA
- the lepB gene encoding signal peptidase I, with translation MPTTGDGTGSGSGSGSGRRPLWKELPLLVAIALVLAFGIKTCLFQAFSIPSVSMQNTLQRGDRVLVDKLTPWFGSKPERGEVVVFHDPSDWLADEPVPERNAVQNALSAIGLMPSADEKDLIKRVIAVGGDTVECHGNGPVEVNGKALDEPYVFPGNTPCGDKPFGPLTVPEGKLWVMGDHRQKSSDSRYHLNDPKTHGFVPVEEVVGRAVVVAWPLTRWAGLPVPETFGQPGIRGGTP, from the coding sequence ATGCCGACCACGGGCGACGGCACCGGGTCCGGGTCCGGGTCCGGGTCCGGGCGGCGCCCCCTCTGGAAGGAGCTGCCGCTGCTCGTCGCCATCGCCCTCGTGCTGGCGTTCGGGATCAAGACGTGCCTGTTCCAGGCGTTCTCGATCCCTTCCGTCTCGATGCAGAACACCCTCCAGCGCGGGGACCGGGTCCTGGTCGACAAGCTCACCCCCTGGTTCGGCTCGAAGCCCGAACGCGGCGAGGTCGTCGTCTTCCACGACCCGAGCGACTGGCTGGCCGACGAGCCCGTCCCGGAGCGCAACGCCGTCCAGAACGCCCTCTCCGCCATCGGCCTGATGCCCTCGGCCGACGAGAAGGACCTGATCAAGCGGGTCATCGCGGTCGGCGGCGACACGGTCGAGTGCCACGGGAACGGACCGGTCGAGGTCAACGGCAAGGCACTGGACGAGCCGTACGTCTTCCCCGGGAACACCCCGTGCGGAGACAAGCCGTTCGGACCGCTCACCGTGCCCGAGGGAAAGCTCTGGGTCATGGGCGACCACCGCCAGAAGTCCTCCGACTCCCGCTATCACCTGAACGACCCGAAGACCCACGGGTTCGTGCCGGTCGAGGAAGTGGTCGGCCGGGCCGTGGTCGTCGCCTGGCCGCTCACCCGCTGGGCGGGCCTGCCTGTCCCGGAGACCTTCGGGCAGCCGGGGATCAGGGGCGGAACTCCCTGA
- a CDS encoding MarR family winged helix-turn-helix transcriptional regulator: MATGSGGPDAHTVFRHYLDAVGLQGLASAEAAGLHTSEWYALSLITLEGGLSSGELATRTGLTTGATTRLIDRLERAGYARRAADPGDRRRVIVEPVADALDRVEDAVAPARRHIAAVIGSYTPEQQALLFDYFARAAPAFRAATEEIRGAAAPRRSKGRPAVE, from the coding sequence ATGGCAACAGGCAGCGGTGGTCCGGATGCGCACACGGTCTTCCGGCACTACCTGGACGCCGTCGGCCTCCAGGGGCTGGCCAGTGCCGAGGCGGCCGGTCTGCACACCTCGGAGTGGTACGCCCTCAGCCTCATCACCCTGGAGGGGGGCCTGTCCTCCGGCGAGCTCGCCACGCGCACCGGGCTCACCACGGGCGCGACGACCCGGCTCATCGACCGCCTCGAACGGGCCGGTTACGCCCGCCGGGCCGCCGACCCCGGGGACCGGCGCCGGGTCATCGTGGAGCCCGTGGCGGACGCGCTGGACCGGGTCGAGGACGCGGTCGCACCGGCCCGCCGGCACATCGCGGCCGTGATCGGCTCCTACACCCCGGAGCAGCAGGCCCTGCTCTTCGACTACTTCGCCCGCGCCGCGCCCGCGTTCCGCGCGGCCACGGAGGAGATCCGCGGCGCCGCCGCGCCCCGCCGGAGCAAGGGCCGCCCGGCGGTGGAGTAG
- a CDS encoding SDR family NAD(P)-dependent oxidoreductase yields the protein MNTSLDAEVLNAEVLNAKVLNGKVVVITGAGRGQGAAEARLCAEAGARVVVTDIREEEGRAVAASLGDQGLYVRHDVADADSWAEVVHEAVRAFGTVSALVNNAALWRTAHVERQGLEDFEALLRVNLLGPFLGIQAVAPVLRAAGGGSIVNVSSTAGLVGIPGHAAYGSTKFALRGLTKSAALDLAGDRIRINSVHPGAIDTPMVSEAVAGRDWSHLPLGRIGRPEEVAELVLFLCSDGSSYITGAEFTVDGGMTAR from the coding sequence GTGAACACCTCCCTCGACGCCGAGGTCCTCAACGCCGAGGTCCTCAACGCCAAGGTCCTTAACGGCAAGGTCGTCGTCATCACCGGCGCCGGACGCGGCCAGGGCGCGGCCGAGGCCCGGCTGTGCGCCGAGGCCGGCGCGCGGGTCGTGGTCACCGACATCCGGGAGGAGGAGGGCCGCGCGGTGGCCGCCTCCCTCGGTGACCAGGGGCTGTACGTACGCCACGACGTGGCCGACGCCGACAGCTGGGCGGAGGTGGTCCACGAGGCCGTACGCGCCTTCGGCACGGTCTCCGCCCTGGTCAACAACGCCGCGCTGTGGCGCACGGCCCACGTCGAGCGCCAGGGCCTCGAAGACTTCGAAGCCCTGCTGCGCGTCAACCTCCTCGGACCGTTCCTCGGCATCCAGGCGGTGGCCCCGGTGCTGCGCGCCGCCGGCGGCGGCTCGATCGTCAACGTCTCCTCCACCGCCGGACTGGTCGGCATCCCGGGCCACGCGGCGTACGGCTCCACCAAGTTCGCCCTGCGCGGGCTGACGAAGTCGGCCGCACTGGACCTGGCGGGGGACCGGATCCGCATCAACTCCGTGCATCCGGGGGCGATCGACACCCCGATGGTCAGCGAGGCCGTCGCGGGACGGGATTGGTCGCACCTGCCGCTGGGGCGGATCGGGCGGCCCGAGGAGGTCGCGGAGCTGGTCCTCTTCCTCTGCTCGGACGGGTCCTCCTACATCACGGGCGCGGAGTTCACGGTCGACGGCGGGATGACCGCGCGATGA
- a CDS encoding DUF1906 domain-containing protein encodes MLPSHMMLSCLLGAALLAPVPLGAADGPVPDGRTVDYRGLRLTVPADWRVVDLDRNPDACLRLDLPTLYLGHAGAQGECGAARAAAPRSDTLHLEPLDGAPPRADIPTVGGDEGDPLPKVRGDSNEIRYALRRAGVMATVSYGSTPEAVRAVLTRARALTPPAAPGPVPVDPVGTVGGGPRTTVQTPFTGEGFDACTAPTQRTMNAWRTDSPFGAVGVYIGGRARACAQPQLTAGWVSRQAEAGWHLMPIWVGPQPWNSSSTGLSTDPSEANDQGRAEAEGAAHAAAALGLAEGTVLYNDLENYSDRATWDAPVVAYLTAWTVRLHELGYGAAAYVAASSGAKALSAHYAQAPDAMPDVLWVARWNGAASVTDADLGLPAGTSQWTGGRRAHQFRGDHDATYGGVTLNIDRSWLDVGAQTPAPAKAPKAPKAPGKTPKAPKASGKTPAKVPAKAPKVPAKTPARV; translated from the coding sequence ATGCTCCCCTCCCACATGATGTTGAGCTGCCTGCTGGGCGCCGCGCTGCTCGCTCCCGTCCCCCTCGGGGCCGCCGACGGCCCCGTCCCCGACGGCCGCACCGTCGACTACCGCGGGCTGCGCCTCACCGTCCCCGCCGACTGGCGGGTCGTCGACCTCGACCGGAACCCCGACGCCTGCCTGCGCCTCGACCTGCCCACCCTCTACCTCGGGCACGCCGGCGCCCAGGGCGAATGCGGAGCCGCCCGCGCGGCCGCCCCCCGCTCCGACACCCTGCACCTGGAGCCGCTCGACGGGGCCCCGCCGCGCGCCGACATCCCCACCGTCGGGGGCGACGAGGGCGACCCCCTGCCCAAGGTCCGGGGCGACAGCAACGAGATCCGCTACGCCCTGCGCCGCGCCGGGGTGATGGCCACCGTTTCCTACGGGTCCACCCCCGAGGCCGTCCGCGCGGTCCTCACCCGGGCCCGCGCCCTCACACCCCCGGCCGCCCCCGGCCCGGTCCCCGTCGATCCGGTCGGCACCGTCGGCGGGGGTCCCCGTACCACCGTCCAGACGCCCTTCACCGGCGAGGGCTTCGACGCCTGCACGGCCCCCACCCAGCGCACCATGAACGCCTGGCGGACCGACTCGCCCTTCGGCGCCGTCGGCGTCTACATCGGCGGCCGCGCCCGCGCCTGCGCCCAGCCGCAGCTCACCGCCGGATGGGTGAGCCGGCAGGCCGAGGCGGGCTGGCACCTCATGCCGATCTGGGTCGGCCCCCAGCCCTGGAACAGCTCCTCCACGGGGCTGTCCACCGACCCCTCGGAGGCCAACGACCAGGGCCGGGCCGAGGCCGAGGGCGCGGCCCACGCGGCCGCGGCACTGGGCCTGGCCGAGGGCACGGTCCTCTACAACGACCTGGAGAACTACTCGGACCGGGCCACCTGGGACGCCCCGGTCGTCGCCTACCTCACGGCCTGGACGGTCCGCCTGCACGAACTGGGCTACGGCGCCGCCGCCTACGTCGCGGCGAGCTCCGGGGCCAAGGCGCTGAGCGCCCACTACGCCCAGGCCCCGGACGCCATGCCCGACGTGCTGTGGGTGGCCCGCTGGAACGGCGCCGCCTCCGTCACCGACGCCGACCTGGGCCTGCCCGCCGGTACGAGCCAGTGGACGGGGGGCCGCCGCGCCCACCAGTTCCGGGGGGACCACGACGCCACGTACGGGGGCGTGACGCTCAACATCGACCGGAGCTGGCTGGACGTCGGCGCGCAGACCCCGGCCCCGGCCAAGGCCCCGAAGGCCCCGAAGGCCCCGGGCAAGACGCCCAAGGCCCCGAAGGCCTCGGGCAAGACCCCGGCCAAGGTTCCGGCCAAGGCTCCGAAGGTCCCGGCGAAGACCCCGGCCAGGGTCTAG
- a CDS encoding alpha/beta hydrolase, with product MSAADRLSPAARRLCDAMAAVFPGPGDAAALRAAVAGSPGGGVEVASVRDAVADGVPVRIYDPAPGAGDRPLVVFFHGGGWVMCGLDTHDALCRALAVASGAVVVSADYRLAPEHPWPAAPDDALTVLLWARARAAELGCDPARMVVAGDSSGGNLAAVTALRAPGLIAGQLLFYPALDASMGHPSVAEFAEGHFHTAAHMAWYWDQYGGDPAHPHVSPLRAPDLSGLPRTLLVLADCDVLRDEGLAYGRRLGEAGVDCGIQLLPGVFHGFLGLPLPAAAAAIGAAGAWVAATGAK from the coding sequence ATGAGCGCCGCCGACCGGCTGTCCCCGGCGGCCCGCCGGCTGTGCGACGCGATGGCGGCGGTCTTCCCAGGCCCGGGCGACGCGGCGGCCCTGCGGGCGGCCGTGGCCGGCTCCCCGGGAGGCGGCGTGGAGGTGGCCTCCGTACGGGACGCGGTCGCGGACGGGGTCCCCGTCCGGATCTACGACCCCGCGCCGGGCGCGGGGGACCGCCCGCTGGTGGTGTTCTTCCACGGCGGGGGCTGGGTGATGTGCGGCCTGGACACCCACGACGCGCTCTGCCGGGCGCTGGCCGTGGCCTCGGGCGCGGTGGTGGTCTCCGCGGACTACCGCCTCGCCCCCGAACACCCGTGGCCGGCGGCGCCGGACGACGCGCTGACCGTGCTGCTCTGGGCCCGGGCGCGGGCGGCCGAACTGGGCTGCGACCCCGCACGGATGGTCGTCGCCGGGGACTCCAGCGGAGGCAACCTCGCGGCCGTGACGGCCCTGCGGGCCCCCGGACTGATCGCGGGCCAGCTGCTGTTCTACCCGGCGCTGGACGCCTCGATGGGCCACCCCTCGGTGGCCGAGTTCGCGGAGGGCCACTTCCACACGGCCGCGCACATGGCCTGGTACTGGGACCAGTACGGCGGCGACCCGGCCCACCCCCACGTCTCCCCGCTGCGGGCCCCCGACCTCTCGGGGCTGCCGCGCACGCTGCTGGTCCTGGCCGACTGCGACGTCCTGCGGGACGAGGGCCTGGCCTACGGGCGAAGGCTGGGGGAGGCCGGAGTCGACTGCGGGATCCAGCTGCTCCCCGGAGTCTTCCACGGCTTCCTCGGCCTGCCGCTCCCCGCCGCGGCCGCGGCGATCGGGGCGGCGGGGGCGTGGGTGGCGGCGACGGGCGCGAAGTAG